A region from the Neomonachus schauinslandi chromosome 2, ASM220157v2, whole genome shotgun sequence genome encodes:
- the SMIM20 gene encoding small integral membrane protein 20 encodes MSRNLRTVLIFGGFISLIGAAFYPIYFRPLMRLDEYQKEQAVNRAGIIQEDVQPPGLKVWSDPFGRK; translated from the exons ATGTCCCGGAACCTGCGCACCGTGCTCATCTTCGGCGGCTTCATCTCCTTGATCGGCGCCGCCTTCTACCCTATCTACTTCCGGCCCCTAATGCGGCTGGACGAATACC AGAAGGAGCAAGCCGTAAATAGAGCTGGTATTATTCAAGAAGATGTGCAGCCACCAG GGTTAAAAGTGTGGTCTGATCCATTTGGCAGGAAATGA